A genome region from Cucumis sativus cultivar 9930 chromosome 4, Cucumber_9930_V3, whole genome shotgun sequence includes the following:
- the LOC101210773 gene encoding LOW QUALITY PROTEIN: serine/threonine-protein kinase SRK2H (The sequence of the model RefSeq protein was modified relative to this genomic sequence to represent the inferred CDS: inserted 2 bases in 1 codon), with protein MEKYEIIKDLGAGSFGVTKLCKHKQTKELVAVKFIQRGPTIDANVEREILNHRSLRHPNVVRFKEVLLTTTHLALAMEYASGGELFQRVXNWGRFGEDEARYFFQQLISGVNYIHSMQICHRALKLDNILLDGRKSPRLKRCDFGYSKVHSKPNTNVGSATYAAPEVISHGQYDGKMADVWSCGVTLYVMLVAAYPFEDLNDNKNFQKTIKRKMSGRYKIPDHIRISRDCQHLLSCIFVRNPSKRISIKEIISHPWLLKNLQWELTEPAKAIYYKKDNNPTSSHQSVEEIMKIVREARKQFAQPSKPIMGYWSETEEDYETGLEEEEEEDYYETGLEQEEENEYI; from the exons ATGGAGAAGTATGAAATTATTAAGGATTTGGGTGCTGGAAGTTTTGGTGTTACTAAACTTTGTAAGCATAAGCAAACCAAAGAGCTTGTGGCCGTCAAGTTCATACAACGTGGTCCTACg ATCGATGCAAATGTGGAAAGGGAGATACTAAACCATCGATCGCTTAGGCATCCGAATGTAGTTCGTTTTAAGGAG GTTCTTTTAACCACAACCCATTTGGCTTTGGCGATGGAATATGCTTCTGGGGGAGAACTTTTCCAAAGAGT TAATTGGGGTCGTTTTGGAGAAGATGAG GCAAGATATTTTTTTCAGCAGCTAATTTCAGGAGTCAATTACATTCATTCAATG CAAATATGCCATAGAGCTTTGAAGTTAGACAATATCCTTTTAGATGGAAGGAAATCCCCACGCTTGAAGAGATGTGATTTTGGCTACTCCAAG GTGCATTCAAAACCAAATACAAATGTTGGTTCTGCAACATACGCAGCACCAGAGGTTATATCTCATGGGCAGTATGATGGAAAG ATGGCAGATGTATGGTCATGTGGAGTTACTCTTTATGTTATGTTGGTCGCTGCATATCCTTTTGAAGACCTAAACGATAATAAGAACTTTCAGAAAACTATTAAG CGAAAGATGTCTGGACGCTACAAAATACCAGACCATATTCGTATATCTCGAGATTGTCAACACCTACTCTCTTGCATCTTTGTCCGAAATCCCTCGAAG AGAATTTCAATAAAAGAGATCATAAGTCACCCATGGTTGCTGAAAAACTTGCAATGGGAACTGACAGAACCAGCCAAAGCAATCTATTACAAGAAGGATAATAATCCAACCTCGTCTCATCAAAGTGTGGAAGAAATCATGAAGATCGTGAGGGAGGCTAGAAAGCAGTTTGCCCAACCATCAAAACCCATCATGGGCTATTGGTCAGAAACTGAAGAGGATTACGAGACAGggctagaagaagaagaagaagaggattaTTACGAGACTGGGCTGGAAcaagaggaagaaaatgagTACATATGA